The Treponema primitia ZAS-1 nucleotide sequence GTTAAACTCTACGAATTGGGTAAGGTATCCTCCGGCATGGCTGCCAAGGTACTCGATATTACCCGTATACGTTTCCTTGACCTGCTCTCCATCTATCACGTCTCATACTTTCCGGAAGCAGAAGAGCTGGAAGCTGATTTTATCAATGCCTAAAGTCGTCTCCAATACCACACCCATTTTATCTCTGTTAAAAATTGGAAAGTTAAACCTGTTAAAAGACCTGTACCAAAGCGTCCTCATTCCCCTGTCCTTGCGGAAGAAAAGTAGGATACCAAGAGTCTGTCCTGCCCTTGATACTGATATTTTGATAGCAGCCTATTGCATCAAGAATAATCTGACCCTCATAACAAATAATACAAACCATTATAAAGACATAAAAGGTCTACAAGTAGACAACTGAAATTGATTTCTTGCTACGGCGCCGGGCACTCTTTTT carries:
- a CDS encoding UPF0175 family protein, with amino-acid sequence MERQITINYPEVLAASLKMASGEFEKEIKTLSMVKLYELGKVSSGMAAKVLDITRIRFLDLLSIYHVSYFPEAEELEADFINA